Proteins co-encoded in one Cricetulus griseus strain 17A/GY chromosome 1 unlocalized genomic scaffold, alternate assembly CriGri-PICRH-1.0 chr1_1, whole genome shotgun sequence genomic window:
- the LOC100770228 gene encoding LOW QUALITY PROTEIN: hsc70-interacting protein-like isoform X2 (The sequence of the model RefSeq protein was modified relative to this genomic sequence to represent the inferred CDS: inserted 3 bases in 2 codons; deleted 2 bases in 1 codon), with translation MDPRKVSELRAFVKMCKQDPNILYTEEMHFLREWVESMGDKVTSPATHKVTSEDKVKEEKXDNKTEENINHLLDEPSSEESDVEIDNDGVIEPDTGAPQETGDENAEKIEEMMDQANEKGAAIEALNDGDLQKAIDLFTDAIKLNPRLAILYAKRASVFVKLQKPNAAIQGCDRAIEINPDSAQPYKCRGKAHRLLGHWEEAAHDLALACKLDYDEDASAMLKEVQPRAQKIAEHWRKYECKREEREIKXRIERVKKAREEHERAQREEARRQSGAQYGSFPGGFPGGMPGMRGGMPGMAGMPGLNEIFSDLEVLAAMQDPEVMVAFQDVAQNPANMSKYQSNPKVMNLISKLSAKFGGQA, from the exons atggatcCCCGCAAAGTGAGCGAGCTTCGGGCTTTCGTGAAGATGTGTAAGCAGGACCCGAACATCCTGTACACCGAGGAAATGCATTTCCTGAGGGAGTGGGTGGAGAGCATGGGGGATAAAGTTACATCACCTGCTACTCATAAAGTTACATCAGAAGACAaggtcaaggaagaaaa agataataaGACAGAGGAAAACATAAACCATCTTCTGGATGAACCATCAAGTGAGGAGAGTGATGTAGAAATTGACAATGACGGTGTAATTGAGCCAGACACTGGTGCACCTCAAGAAACGGGAgatgaaaatgcagagaaaattGAGGAGATGATGGATCAAGCAAATGAAAAGGGGGCTGCCATTGAAGCCCTAAATGATGGTGACCTGCAGAAAGCCATTGACTTGTTCACTGACGCCATCAAGCTAAACCCTCGATTGGCTATTCTGTATGCCAAGAGAGCCAGTGTCTTCGTCAAATTACAGAAGCCAAATGCTGCCATTCAAGGCTGTGACAGAGCCATTGAAATAAACCCTGATTCAGCTCAGCCATACAAGTGTCGAGGGAAAGCACACAGACTCCTGGGTCACTGGGAAGAAGCAGCTCATGATCTTGCCCTTGCCTGTAAACTGGATTATGATGAGGATGCCAGTGCAATGCTGAAAGAAGTTCAACCTCGGGCACAA AAAATTGCTGAACATTGGAGAAAGTATGAGTGCAAACGTGAAGAGCGAGAGATAA GAAGAATAGAAAGGGTGAAGAAGGCTCGAGAGGAGCATGAGAGAGCCCAAAgggaagaagccagaagacagtcTGGAGCTCAGTATGGCTCTTTTCCAGGTGGTTTTCCTGGGGGAATGCCTGGCATGAGAGGAGGCATGCCTGGAATGGCAGGAATGCCTGGACTCAATGAAATCTTCAGTGACCTTGAGGTTCTTGCGGCCATGCAGGATCCAGAAGTCATGGTGGCTTTCCAGGATGTGGCCCAGAACCCAGCAAATATGTCAAAATATCAGAGCAACCCAAAGGTTATGAATCTCATCAGTAAATTGTCAGCCAAGTTTGGAGGTCAAGCATAA